Proteins encoded together in one Penicillium digitatum chromosome 1, complete sequence window:
- a CDS encoding putative efflux pump antibiotic resistance produces the protein MAATHGPATHLPAGPMAISAPTPEDEVREYEKILTINDQVFSGTHPRLNVPQHLVRKSGRNAQTVPVRTHLPKNPAPTSILANSPVASPTKQPYNSSQSASARNALSAPQLTRVASKPTSEIDPIFLTKSDDLIRAELHLQRQRLERALRDQVEFRKQEAKQRPAVQDTKPDFDVSEVFKQALEAVKPVSLSDASEANGPGGAASDSFDDNSFYSSRAPDSPPQTGRQQKSSPVAIVAPTEPATRGAVTHYADELQRLEALNPPGSDQEMTDAYLVADQRHSHSQKQARYHKAEAPVSRLRDSHRFETVDEPEYSPPAPAVPPADHREYPRVLESGAGRTSRPDARYIDRTRDIRKPPSPANVKQLRDERSEHGSDQVYSDPDSARGSPNAPVFHVMSRKRRRLRDGDEGPRQTSHRTQKADAVEAFIKEEPVSPPPFAEDPTVVRSRHPAERPIYIDIASPQYTPVYESRGPPVREPVYEIDPYHEPLPGAGPQRTISRMSIRRPIREEADLRRVASSQYARQSDYAREYIEAQTRPVRAASYVVERPVQRYYEEAPPYMQHRYIAADDMPPATYRETYYEEAPPARIMAPPLRRIVVDEHGTQYYELPQAPRLQPMAPPPPPPPRPASRMSKDVYDDRVHRHVGSVRAPSVVQDPYSERHYVQEMPPPQPVYRRVTSEYARPIAADERQGYAAPLEGHEPYSRSSSVQVAEYVPRHAVYVDERGVPQERIIRTASVRPPQPRYENSHEVVQRVGSVRPTGPGRATSTFRDRQPAEYVERPYYIRDRRYYENEDEEGDRLTLDGANDTIPRGAHRY, from the exons ATGGCCGCGACTCATGGGCCAGCAACTCACCTTCCAGCAGGTCCCATGGCTATATCAGCTCCTACACCGGAGGATGAGGTACGGGAGTACGAAAAAATCTTAACCATCAATGACCAAGTCTTCTCGGGCACTCACCCCCGACTCAATGTTCCCCAGCACCTGGTGCGCAAGTCTGGGAGAAATGCCCAAACTGTCCCTGTTCGAACTCATTTACCTAAAAACCCTGCTCCGACATCTATATTGGCAAATTCGCCTGTGGCTTCACCCACAAAACAGCCTTACAATAGCTCGCAGAGTGCCTCGGCCAGAAATGCCTTGTCTGCACCACAACTCACGCGTGTGGCTTCAAAACCTACATCTGAGATTGATCCCATCTTCTTGACCAAGTCGGATGATCTAATCAGGGCGGAACTACATTTACAAAGGCAGAGGTTGGAAAGAGCGTTGCGTGATCAAGTGGAGTTCAGGAAACAAGAGGCCAAACAGAGACCTGCGGTCCAAGACACGAAGCCCGACTTTGACGTCTCGGAGGTTTTCAAACAAGCTCTCGAAGCGGTGAAACCAGTTTCGCTGAGCGATGCATCTGAGGCCAATGGGCCTGGCGGTGCTGCCAGTGACTCTTTTGACGACAACTCATTTTACTCCAGTAGAGCTCCTGACTCGCCTCCCCAAACTGGCAGGCAACAAAAGTCATCCCCCGTTGCTATAGTTGCACCCACAGAACCTGCCACACGTGGTGCAGTAACCCATTACGCAGATGAGTTGCAGCGACTTGAAGCTCTCAATCCTCCTGGATCTGATCAGGAAATGACAGATGCTTACCTTGTTGCTGACCAGCGTCACTCCCATTCTCAGAAGCAGGCCCGCTACCACAAAGCAGAGGCTCCCGTCAGCCGGCTCCGCGATTCGCATCGGTTCGAGACTGTGGACGAACCCGAATATTCTCCACCTGCTCCAGCTGTGCCGCCAGCGGATCATCGTGAATATCCCCGTGTGTTGGAAAGCGGTGCTGGAAGAACATCTAGGCCAGATGCCAGATACATCGACCGAACCAGAGATATCCGCAAGCCCCCATCTCCCGCAAACGTGAAG CAACTCCGAGACGAACGATCTGAACATGGTTCTGATCAGGTGTACTCGGACCCTGACTCAGCTCGTGGTAGTCCCAATGCACCAGTCTTTCACGTCATGTCCCGAAAACGGAGGAGGCTGCGTGACGGCGATGAAGGGCCCCGCCAAACCTCGCACAGGACACAAAAAGCAGACGCTGTTGAGGCATTCATCAAAGAGGAGCCCGTTTCACCGCCACCTTTCGCCGAAGATCCTACGGTTGTTCGCAGCCGACACCCTGCAGAGCGCCCCATTTACATTGACATTGCGTCCCCTCAATACACTCCAGTTTACGAAAGTCGTGGACCACCAGTGCGAGAGCCAGTTTATGAGATTGACCCGTACCACGAGCCTCTACCAGGCGCTGGTCCCCAGCGCACGATATCTCGTATGAGCATCAGACGACCCATCCGGGAGGAAGCCGATCTTCGACGAGTCGCCAGTTCACAATATGCTCGACAATCAGACTATGCTCGTGAGTACATCGAGGCCCAGACACGCCCAGTTCGGGCGGCATCATACGTTGTGGAACGCCCTGTTCAAAGGTACTACGAAGAAGCCCCTCCTTATATGCAGCATCGTTACATTGCTGCGGATGACATGCCGCCCGCAACATATCGGGAGACTTACTACGAAGAGGCACCTCCCGCACGGATCATGGCACCCCCTCTACGTCGCATCGTGGTTGACGAGCATGGCACTCAGTATTACGAGTTGCCACAGGCACCACGACTGCAGCCGATGGCACCTCCACCGCCGCCCCCACCCCGGCCAGCCTCTCGGATGTCGAAGGATGTTTACGATGACCGAGTTCATCGCCACGTGGGCAGTGTTCGTGCGCCTTCAGTTGTGCAAGACCCCTACAGTGAACGACACTATGTGCAGGAAATGCCCCCGCCCCAGCCAGTCTACAGGCGAGTGACATCAGAATATGCTCGTCCCATAGCAGCCGATGAGAGACAAGGCTACGCTGCTCCTTTGGAAGGCCATGAACCCTACTCACGCAGCAGCAGTGTACAAGTAGCGGAGTACGTTCCTCGTCATGCAGTCTATGTTGATGAGCGTGGAGTTCCCCAGGAGAGAATAATCCGGACAGCCAGTGTTCGTCCACCACAGCCTCGCTATGAAAACTCGCATGAGGTTGTTCAGCGAGTTGGGAGCGTGCGACCAACTGGCCCAGGCCGCGCGACCAGTACATTCAGGGATAGACAACCCGCGGAATACGTTGAGAGACCGTACTACATTCGGGATCGACGATACTATgaaaatgaagatgaagagggtGATCGCCTCACGCTGGATGGCGCGAATGATACGATCCCGCGGGGCGCACACCGTTACTAG
- a CDS encoding Haloacid dehalogenase-like hydrolase, whose translation MATNGANEDSRPVFFFDIDNCLYSKACNIHDEMQALINKFFVKHLDLKAEDAHMLHLKYYKEYGLAIEGLTRHHKIDPLAFNFEVDDALPLDNILKPDPKLRKLLENLDTTKVKPWLLTNAYVTHAKRVVKLLGIEDLFEGVTYCDYGKLPLVCKPSQDMYAKAEKEAGAPSTDQCYFVDDSHLNCVHAYARGWTTVHLVEQGIPIPRQPASKYMIPSLQELPGLFPHFFKQQPESFGA comes from the exons ATGGCAACCAACGGCGCCAACGAAGACTCACGGccagtcttcttctttgacaTTGACAATTGT CTCTATTCTAAAG CTTGCAACATCCACGATGAGATGCAGGCATTGATCA ATAAGTTTTTTGTCAAACATCTCGATCTCAAGGCGGAAGATGCCCACATGCTGCACCTGAAGTACTACAAGGAGTATGGACTAGCCATTGAAGGCCTTACCCGCCACCACAAGATCGATCCACTTGCCTTCAATTTCGAGGTTGATGATGCCCTGCCACTTGACAATATACTCAAGCCTGATCCCAAGCTGCGCAAACTGTTGGAGAACCTGGACACAACAAAGGTGAAGCCATGGCTGCTCACGAATGCCTATGTTACCCATGCAAAGCGCGTGGTGAAGTTGCTCGGTATCGAGGATCTGTTCGAAGGTGTTACCTATTGTGACTATGGAAAATTGCCGTTGGTCTGCAAGCCTAGTCAGGATATGTATGCCAAAGCGGAGAAGGAAGCCGGTGCTCCCAGCACGGATCAGTGTTATTTTGTTG ATGATTCCCACTTGAATTGTGTACATGCGTATGCTCGGGGATGGACTACAGTCCACCTCGTCGAACAAGGTATACCCATACCACGCCAGCCGGCTTCGAAGTACATGATACCTAGTCTTCAAGAGCTTCCAGGGCTCTTCCCGCACTTTTTTAAACAGCAACCCGAAAGCTTTGGTGCTTAG
- a CDS encoding Dynactin, putative has protein sequence MSGQALSVGTVIELPDGRQATVRFIGTAHFADGQWIGLELDEATGKNDGAVQGERYFDCDPGYGMFVRAAVIGNKVQPKPGISAGVRKQTGLPPTAPRRQSTNAASTPTPALKGVAGRSSLRSPTKSPTRQLATNAGRPFIGSTSRTSTVASNRPRLAPSNRNSLGPSPTQPAASKGSRLSVSGPIARSLRPGSQSTIVLSTAGLIKRPSLRQVGNTKTSDGGDVVMSGRSGDQTDTESPDTEGEGAQDGATAQKTSRLSMTATRPAASRHGAPLSASQRQGQSAALNRELEELNAKLKVMEKKRADDREKLKTLEQLQAERDKFETIIQKLQAKYQPQQVEVTELRKKLKELETRSDDVERMQAEHESLMEMATLDREMAEETAEAFKHECAALQSRLDELKLEVEVLREENEEYSQEITPEDRTTHGWLQMEKTNERLREALIRLRDMTQQQESDLKSQIKELEDDLEEYAAVKADYEAAKERLLVAETNVDDLKQQLETALGAEEMIEELADKNMRYQDEINELKAAIEDLESLKEISDEMEYAHVENEKQLQEEIEYREGVFSDLCRKITQQDEVIEDLEYTLTRFRDLVTSLQCDLDDMRTTKQVSEAETTENAMRHRQMQDLNMKLQANQSKALAKSIDVELNRMEFEENAQHLSMIKLYLPEYFEEEKNSIQALLRFKRVAFKANVMSSTLQEKGSEHSVVSNEELFQAHVVLENLMWISNVCDRFVNYITACSPEQFGSIKVAMFEMEPVERMLNFWIEPMKKDEINLAKFAVELQRSIALLAHLSESLLPSSLEMFADELCMRAHLSQSYIEHSAGAISRVKMIISTKMVAATEGDEENLIALNKLDTFASQARGYKVAMGKISRSLDDLRSRSLALPKDVDEPFKKIENETRQLSEFARKLGENLVVLTSDEGRTEPFSPEEILDCMSQAAVSFASSSETLELSNDPVSLLFIRLREVGDQFEELDSISSDLSRTTEFERAAFPWVARAAELKSNKMTSPDVDEEIRQLRNEIHEASAALGVKDNILEEQGLKIEHLESRMREASKKAAMVKDLEAKIEEAQRAGCELEKTVEQQKKELQTAESERDEFMARLERMKRMSGTAGLATTGNSAVIVSEASLAAMDENESLRAEVESLQAAVRFLREENRRSNILDPYSVQRSTDMHAWLDAPLSRAKPTPEQEKIQRTALESRDVMTHLLKLTKESRVPDLKSTMAAPASDDNDNAGRTVWRPSKTRLRYQVLQQRENFEHWAEWRDEIVDHEREQDRLTAAKQERAILDRVFRHPHKTSVEFPQGLGHGMMGRTWQILGMQKHRKTDSISAPAPDVVEIVTTD, from the exons ATGTCAGGCCAAGCCTTATCTGTAGGCACGGTGATTGAGCTACCCGATGGACGGCAAGCAACAGTGCGCTTCATTGGCACCGCCCACTTTGCGGACGGACAGTGGATAGGCCTTGAGCTAGATGAGGCCACCGGCAAAAACGATGGCGCGGTCCAAGGCGAACGGTATTTTGATTGTGATCCAGGATACGGCATGTTTGTCCGCGCCGCAGTGATTG GTAACAAAGTGCAGCCTAAACCCGGGATCTCCGCCGGTGTTCGAAAGCAAACCGGGCTACCTCCTACAGCACCGAGGCGACAGAGTACCAATGCAGCGTCCACTCCTACTCCGGCGCTGAAGGGTGTGGCCGGTCGATCGTCTCTCCGA TCACCCACGAAGTCCCCAACGAGACAGCTCGCAACGAATGCAGGTCGCCCGTTCATCGGGAGTACTTCTCGCACCTCTACCGTGGCCTCTAATCGACCCCGACTGGCTCCCAGCAACAGAAATTCACTGGGTCCTTCTCCAACACAACCAGCGGCCTCCAAAGGGTCGCGACTGTCGGTTTCTGGACCCATTGCCCGAAGCTTAAGACCTGGCTCCCAAAGCACCATTGTTTTATCTACAGCGGGGTTGATAAAGCGTCCTTCACTACGGCAAGTTGGCAATACAAAAACATCCGATGGAGGAGATGTGGTTATGAGCGGGCGATCTGGAGATCAGACTGATACCGAGTCGCCTGACACTGAAGGAGAGGGTGCGCAAGATGGAGCCACTGCGCAGAAGACCTCTCGACTGTCAATGACTGCTACACGGCCAGCAGCCTCGCGTCATGGGGCCCCGCTCTCTGCATCTCAACGTCAAGGGCAGAGTGCTGCACTCAATCGCGAGCTTGAAGAACTCAATGCCAAGCTCAAAGTCATGGAAAAGAAACGAGCCGATGACAgggagaagttgaagactCTCGAGCAACTCCAGGCCGAGCGTGACAAATTTGAAACGATCATTCAGAAGCTACAAGCCAAATATCAACCGCAGCAAGTTGAAGTCACCGAGCTCCGCAAAAAGCTAAAAGAACTCGAGACTCGTTCTGACGACGTGGAACGCATGCAGGCAGAGCATGAATCGCTCATGGAAATGGCTACCCTTGACCGTGAAATGGCAGAGGAGACAGCGGAGGCATTCAAACACGAGTGTGCAGCGCTACAATCTAGGTTGGATGAGCTGAAATTAGAGGTGGAAGTTCTCCGAGAGGAGAATGAAGAATACAGCCAGGAGATTACTCCTGAAGATAGAACCACTCATGGGTGGCTTCAGATGGAGAAGACCAATGAACGCCTCCGCGAGGCGCTCATTCGTTTGAGAGATATGACTCAACAGCAGGAATCTGATCTCAAGTCCCAGATCAAAGAATTGGAGGATGATCTTGAGGAGTACGCTGCTGTCAAGGCTGATTACGAGGCTGCGAAGGAGCGACTCTTGGTTGCTGAGACCAATGTCGATGATCTCAAACAGCAGCTGGAGACAGCACTGGGGGCCGAAGAAATGATTGAAGAGTTAGCAGACAAAAATATGCGCTACCAGGACGAGATAAATGAGCTGAAAGCTGCCATCGAAGATTTGGAATCCCTCAAGGAGATTAGTGACGAGATGGAGTACGCTCATGTCGAGAATGAGAAGCAACTtcaagaagaaattgaatACCGAGAGGGTGTGTTTAGCGACCTATGCCGAAAGATCACACAACAGGACGAAGTTATCGAAGACCTTGAATACACGTTAACCCGTTTCAGGGATTTGGTGACGAGCCTGCAGTGTGATTTGGATGATATGCGCACAACCAAGCAAGTTTCAGAGGCAGAGACCACCGAAAATGCAATGCGCCACCGCCAGATGCAGGATTTGAACATGAAACTACAGGCCAACCAATCAAAGGCCCTGGCTAAATCTATCGATGTCGAACTGAACCGTATGGAGTTTGAGGAAAATGCACAGCATCTTTCAATGATCAAACTCTATCTTCCGGAGTACTtcgaagaggaaaagaactCTATTCAGGCTTTACTTCGATTCAAGCGTGTCGCATTTAAAGCCAATGTTATGAGCAGCACTCTCCAAGAAAAGGGATCTGAGCACTCAGTGGTCTCCAACGAAGAACTTTTCCAAGCTCATGTGGTTTTGGAGAATCTTATGTGGATATCAAATGTGTGTGACCGGTTTGTGAACTACATCACTGCTTGCTCGCCAGAGCAATTTGGCAGCATCAAGGTCGCAATGTTCGAAATGGAGCCAGTGGAGCGCATGCTGAACTTCTGGATCGAGCCTATGAAAAAGGACGAGATTAATCTTGCAAAGTTTGCAGTGGAATTGCAGCGGTCTATCGCTCTCCTCGCACATCTTTCCGagtctcttcttccttccagCTTGGAGATGTTTGCCGATGAGCTGTGTATGCGGGCCCATTTATCTCAATCGTACATTGAGCATTCCGCCGGTGCAATCTCACGCGTTAAGATGATTATCAGCACCAAGATGGTTGCAGCAACAGAAGGGGATGAGGAAAATCTGATTGCCCTGAACAAACTGGACACTTTCGCTTCTCAAGCTCGCGGATACAAAGTTGCGATGGGTAAGATCAGCCGGTCTCTTGATGATCTGCGTTCGAGGTCACTTGCACTTCCAAAGGACGTCGATGAACCCttcaagaagattgaaaaTGAAACTAGGCAACTTTCAGAGTTTGCTCGAAAGCTCGGCGAGAATCTTGTTGTCCTCACGAGCGATGAAGGTCGCACGGAACCATTCAGCCCGGAAGAGATTCTGGATTGCATGTCTCAGGCCGCCGTGTCTTTTGCCTCGTCGTCCGAAACCCTGGAACTAAGTAACGACCCTGTATCGTTGCTCTTTATCAGATTGCGGGAAGTAGGCGATCAATTTGAGGAGCTTGATTCCATCTCATCAGATCTGTCTCGCACAACGGAGTTTGAGAGGGCCGCATTTCCCTGGGTTGCCCGTGCTGCGGAATTGAAGTCCAACAAAATGACATCTCCTGATGTAGACGAGGAAATCCGCCAACTGAGAAATGAGATTCACGAGGCATCAGCCGCACTTGGAGTCAAGGATAACATCCTCGAAGAGCAGGGCCTAAAGATTGAGCATCTTGAATCTAGGATGCGAGAGGCAAGCAAGAAGGCTGCCATGGTcaaagatctcgaagccaagATCGAGGAAGCTCAGAGAGCAGGTTGTGAGCTCGAAAAAACAGTCGAGCAACAAAAGAAGGAGCTTCAGACAGCCGAATCAGAGCGAGACGAGTTCATGGCTCGTCTCGAGCGAATGAAGCGCATGTCTGGAACAGCAGGTCTGGCGACCACAGGTAACAGCGCCGTCATCGTGAGTGAGGCTTCTTTAGCTGCTATGGACGAGAACGAGTCTCTCCGCGCCGAGGTGGAAAGTCTCCAAGCAGCTGTGCGTTTCCTGCGCGAGGAAAACCGTCGCTCGAACATCCTCGACCCATACTCTGTCCAGCGATCTACTGACATGCACGCCTGGCTTGATGCGCCGCTTTCACGTGCCAAACCAACCCCCGAACAAGAAAAGATCCAACGCACTGCTCTCGAAAGTCGGGACGTCATGACTCATCTCCTCAAACTGACCAAAGAATCCCGTGTCCCCGATCTCAAGTCCACGATGGCTGCCCCAGCTAGTGACGACAATGACAACGCTGGCCGCACTGTCTGGCGCCCATCCAAGACCCGTCTTCGTTATCAGGTACTCCAGCAGCGCGAAAATTTTGAGCACTGGGCAGAATGGCGCGATGAGATTGTCGATCACGAACGTGAACAGGACCGCTTGACCGCTGCCAAGCAGGAACGCGCAATACTTGATCGTGTTTTCAGACATCCTCACAAGACTTCTGTCGAATTCCCCCAGGGCTTAGGCCATGGCATGATGGGTCGTACGTGGCAGATTCTGGGCATGCAAAAACACCGCAAAACCGACTCTATAAGTGCACCTGCTCCGGACGTTGTGGAGATAGTTACCACGGACTGA
- a CDS encoding Transmembrane protein encodes MTTAGGGGTGSSLARAVVIVTGVSALVSSLLSFVSIWFQAKNYRKPLLQRYVVRILLMVPIYAVSSWTSIISLKAAQFLDPVRDIYEAFTIYTFFQLLINFLGGERAVIIMAHGRPPISHAWPMNHFLPKVDISDPHTFLAVKRGILQYTWLKPILALASIIMKANDTYEEGFIGLGSGYLWTGIIYNVSVTISLYSLAMFWVCLHDDLMPFRPIPKFLCVKLIIFASYWQGFFLSILQWLRALGNVAGYTPDNLAAAIQDSLLCFEMPIFAMAHWYAFSWHDYADPTISAARMPVKYALRDAFGARDLVEDTKFTIRGKNYGYRVFDSGDNIIPHEESGSRVKRVMAGMRYERGGKAKYWIPKPGEANVRTPLLRGERNERGPRTERASQSSRERFRSFSDIDETVIDNEDEQLFIAARSLEFGDWNYPVITANEVPRDQRLPPSRRNQDSNRGAYVKKARGHRKTRASDGESRTGHKKNSDKLVPGSATPGPLRRNVSSTSSSGTQRSQLVDLVVENTEAEEEDRAQMQREYGSAQVEPEPRRFSRPSGEPIEEEAEANSTQPESDHHEDRPKWTYEGLEQDNEKNAKRDETPGHSKEIESSYLSPV; translated from the exons ATGACGACCGCAGGTGGCGGAGGAACAGGCTCCAGCCTGGCACGTGCCGTTGTCATTGTCACAGGTGTCTCGGCTTTGGTTTCCTCGCTCTTGTCCTTCGT ATCCATATGGTTTCAAGC TAAAAACTACCGAAAACCCTTACTCCAACGCTACGTGGTCCGCATACTATTGAT GGTCCCGATTTATGCAGTATCATCATGGACGAGCATCATCTCGCTAAAAGCGGCTCAGTTTCTTGATCCTGTTCGCGACATCTACGAG GCATTCACCATCTACACCTTCTTCCAGCTCCTCATCAACTTCCTCGGCGGCGAGCGGGCCGTCATTATCATGGCCCACGGCCGTCCTCCCATCTCTCATGCCTGGCCTATGAATCACTTCCTCCCCAAGGTTGACATCTCGGACCCCCACACCTTTCTCGCTGTCAAACGTGGCATCCTGCAGTATACTTGGTTGAAGCCCATTCTGGCCCTCGCCTCCATCATAATGAAGGCAAACGACACGTATGAAGAGGGCTTTATTGGGCTCGGCTCTGGGTATCTCTGGACAGGTATCATATATAATGTCAGCGTGACGATAAGTCTCTACTCTCTTGCCATGTTCTGGGTGTGTCTGCATGACGATCTCATGCCATTCCGCCCAATCCCCAAATTTCTCTGCGTCAAACTTATTATTTTTGCCTCATATTGGCAaggcttcttcttgtctaTCCTGCAGTGGCTGCGAGCGCTTGGTAATGTTGCTGGGTATACCCCCGACAACCTCGCAGCAGCCATTCAGGACAGTCTCCTTTGTTTTGAGATGCCAATATTCGCTATGGCTCACTGGTATGCATTTTCATGGCACGACTATGCGGATCCGACCATCTCAGCTGCACGCATGCCCGTAAAATATGCGCTGCGCGACGCTTTTGGTGCGCGGGACTTGGTTGAAGACACCAAGTTCACCATCCGCGGTAAGAATTACGGATACCGGGTCTTTGATTCAGGTGATAATATTATCCCGCATGAGGAGTCGGGGTCACGGGTCAAGCGAGTAATGGCCGGCATGAGGTATGAGCGTGGAGGTAAGGCAAAGTATTGGATTCCTAAACCGGGCGAAGCCAATGTTCGCACGCCTCTACTGCGCGGCGAACGCAATGAGCGCGGCCCCAGAACTGAACGGGCCAGTCAAAGCTCCAGAGAGAGATTCCGATCTTTCAGTGATATCGATGAAACCGTAATTGACAACGAGGATGAGCAACTATTCATCGCCGCTCGTTCACTGGAATTCGGAGACTGGAAT TACCCGGTTATTACCGCCAACGAGGTACCAAGGGACCAACGGCTGCCACCGTCGCGGAGAAATCAAGATTCGAACCGAGGCGCATATGTCAAAAAGGCCCGTGGGCATCGGAAAACTCGCGCATCAGATGGTGAGAGTAGGACGGGCCACAAGAAAAACTCCGATAAACTTGTCCCAGGCTCGGCGACTCCCGGTCCCTTGCGGCGCAACGTCAGCTCCACTAGTTCTAGCGGCACGCAGCGCAGCCAGCTGGTTGACCTTGTTGTGGAGAATACAGAGGcggaggaagaagatcgagCTCAAATGCAGAGAGAGTATGGCTCTGCTCAAGTAGAGCCTGAACCTCGACGATTCTC AAGACCCTCCGGAGAGCCAATCGAGGAAGAGGCGGAAGCCAACTCGACACAGCCAGAGTCTGATCATCACGAAGATCGGCCCAAATGGACCTACGAGGGCTTAGAGCAGGACAAT GAGAAAAATGCGAAACGTGATGAAACTCCAGGACATTCCAAGGAAATAGAATCATCCTATCTATCTCC GGTATAG